One genomic region from Argentina anserina chromosome 2, drPotAnse1.1, whole genome shotgun sequence encodes:
- the LOC126782282 gene encoding probable NAD(P)H dehydrogenase (quinone) FQR1-like 1: MGCVPTKNRPPAGVSGNDLPNPESDDHVSDQNQTQPTNPVEDDGVVVAEQEQESKKKKKKKLRLFIVFYSMYGHVELVAREIKKGVDSTEGVEGVLYRVPETMSSEVLEEMKVPKKDENGVPEIMPERLVEADGVLFGFPTRYGSMAAQMKAFFDSTGELWKEQKLAGVPAGFFVSTGTQGGGQETTAWTAITQLAHHGMIYVPIGYTFGAGMYEMDSLRGGSPYGSGVLSGDGTRKPTETELALAGHHGKYMATIVKKLAQPNGFHVPGNGLDDS; encoded by the exons GATGATCATGTTTCAGACCAAAACCAAACCCAACCCACAAACCCAGTTGAGGATGATGGGGTTGTTGTTGCAGAGCAAGAGCAAGaaagcaagaagaagaagaagaagaagctgagGTTGTTCATAGTGTTCTACTCAATGTATGGTCATGTGGAGCTGGTGGCCAGAGAGATTAAGAAAGGGGTTGATTCAACTGAAGGGGTTGAAGGTGTTTTGTACCGGGTTCCGGAAACGATGTCGTCTGAGGTGTTGGAGGAGATGAAGGTGCCTAAGAAGGATGAAAATGGGGTGCCTGAGATAATGCCTGAGAGATTGGTGGAGGCTGATGGGGTGTTGTTTGGATTTCCGACACGGTATGGGTCGATGGCTGCTCAGATGAAGGCGTTTTTTGACTCCACAGGAGAGCTGTGGAAGGAGCAGAAGCTTGCAGGGGTGCCTGCTGGGTTTTTTGTCAGTACTGGCACACAGGGTGGCGGGCAGGAGACTACTGC TTGGACAGCTATCACTCAGTTAGCACACCATGGAATGATATATGTTCCAATCGGCTACACCTTTGGTGCTGGAATGTACGAGATGGACTCCCTTAGAGGAGGGTCTCCATATGGTTCTGGAGTTCTTTCTGGAGATGGCACAAGGAAACCAACTGAGACAGAGCTCGCTCTGGCAGGGCATCACGGAAAGTACATGGCTACTATTGTCAAGAAGCTTGCCCAGCCAAATGGTTTTCATGTGCCAGGTAATGGACTGGATGACTCTTGA